From one Lycium ferocissimum isolate CSIRO_LF1 chromosome 5, AGI_CSIRO_Lferr_CH_V1, whole genome shotgun sequence genomic stretch:
- the LOC132057049 gene encoding uncharacterized protein LOC132057049, protein MGHRLETRRHHESSSAAKEIKSSLANQSSKFKDKYKVESTEDKPYQWLGNKGNKDDELVKYMSNLPGYLQHAEKGKNIQGKALNFGVLDWERLEKWKYNEHMPPASCHRKTLSGSSSFVSARPPTAYGISSQRKQMPLPPSVSSCEQKLAEPVQQSQSDSMQTQDLQTTRCPTKHGKQKQRLRKEIPPRRRNSELNIGKYMDRDRDPGQKMRPDEEDLPWVPIKNVSVPPSHTNKNLVPNEDNFSSQNYAAEPKNIVLLVPQRRSKTSTKASQFSESRTSLDEQPAEAMRTGFSDCSSQESFSRELRAVPHSCPLPASSATNTESHVKQHQLSNARGITDSCSSPRQNGRINIRSSFDAKCLKHHKSDVELSVPAETSQRADLFTAEQAVVKGRHPSPNKRFSFSSLSRMSRSFSFKETSTVPPLNGTNSMPKSGPVGASSSGTDISNREKPNAGNRARSSPLRRLLDPLLKPKGVHSAETFPRPNGNSNGNTLPTNHSKHVHVKKHQPSTLQAILLLTLKDGVPFFKLVVEDDGGILVAAVKKLPMSGKGGSSLVYAFYAVHEIKRRSGSWMSHGPKEKTAGFGYKVIGQMEISCSEVQNSSVHDHKSISVQRESVLYSIDCGQVDKQVPDSSQKRELAAIVVMNSSQYKQEDMQTCETYSDVVVILPGGAHSLPSDGAPSSLLERWRSGGSCDCGGWDVGCKLKILEQDKNCRSQDFLNLLIQGGEQRSKPIFSMAPLKNGLYSVEFDSSVPLLEAFSICVSALTNLKLADIFEIGSHRQKGSSDAMRVMKTTTTIQPPPSPVGRI, encoded by the exons ATGGGGCACAGACTAGAAACTAGACGTCATCATGAAAGCTCCAGTGCTGCAAAAGAGATCAAATCATCCCTAGCAAATCAAAGTTCAAAGTTCAAAGACAAGTATAAAGTTGAAAGCACAGAAGATAAACCATACCAGTGGTTAGGAAATAAGGGAAACAAAGATGACGAGCTTGTCAAGTACATGTCGAATTTGCCAGGTTATCTGCAGCATGCGGAAAAGGGAAAGAACATTCAAGGAAAGGCTTTGAATTTTGGAGTCCTTGATTGGGAGCGTCTGGAGAAATGGAAGTATAATGAACATATGCCGCCTGCCAGCTGTCATCGTAAAACGTTATCAGGTAGTTCTTCATTTGTTTCTGCAAGGCCTCCCACTGCTTATGGCATATCTTCTCAGAGAAAGCAAATGCCATTACCACCGAGCGTTTCGTCTTGTGAACAAAAGCTTGCAGAACCTGTCCAGCAATCCCAATCAGATTCCATGCAGACCCAGGATTTGCAAACTACTCGGTGCCCCACAAAGCATGGGAAGCAGAAGCAACGTCTTAGGAAGGAGATACCACCCCGCAGGCGCAATTCTGAACTAAATATTGGCAAATACATGGACCGTGATCGCGATCCTGGTCAAAAGATGAGACCAGATGAAGAAGATTTGCCCTGGGTGCCGATTAAGAATGTTAGTGTTCCTCCTAGTCATACAAACAAGAATCTTGTTCCCAATGAAGACAACTTTAGTTCCCAAAATTATGCTGCTGAACCCAAGAATATTGTTCTCTTGGTTCCCCAACGTCGTTCGAAAACAAGTACGAAGGCCTCTCAATTCTCAGAATCGAGAACATCTCTTGATGAGCAACCAGCTGAGGCGATGAGGACCGGATTTTCTGATTGCTCTTCTCAGGAATCCTTCTCTAGAGAACTGCGTGCTGTTCCACATTCATGTCCTTTGCCTGCAAGCTCTGCAACGAATACGGAGTCTCATGTGAAGCAACACCAATTGTCCAATGCTCGGGGCATTACAGATTCATGCTCATCCCCACGTCAAAATGGGAGGATAAATATTCGCTCTTCATTTGATGCCAAATGTCTGAAACACCATAAATCTGATGTAGAATTGAGTGTCCCAGCTGAGACTTCTCAGAGAGCAGATTTGTTCACTGCAGAGCAGGCAGTGGTGAAGGGAAGACATCCATCCCCTAATAAGAGGTTTAGCTTCAGCAGTCTTAGTCGTATGAGCAGAAGTTTCAGTTTTAAGGAGACCTCGACTGTTCCACCATTGAATGGTACAAATAGCATGCCCAAGTCTGGCCCAGTAGGAGCTTCTTCCAGTGGTACAGATATCAGTAATCGGGAGAAGCCAAATGCTGGTAACAGAGCAAGATCTAGCCCTTTGAGACGACTCCTAGATCCACTTCTGAAGCCTAAGGGCGTTCATTCAGCCGAGACATTTCCGCGTCCTAATGGAAACTCAAATGGCAATACTTTGCCCACTAACCACAGTAAACACGTTCATGTGAAAAAGCATCAGCCCTCAACTCTTCAGGCTATTCTGCTGCTTACACTGAAGGATGGAGTTCCGTTTTTCAAACTTGTGGTTGAGGATGATGGTGGCATTCTTGTTGCAGCTGTCAAGAAGTTGCCGATGTCTGGGAAGGGCGGAAGTAGCTTGGTTTATGCCTTCTATGCAGTCCATGAAATTAAAAGGAGGAGTGGGAGTTGGATGAGCCATGGACCAAAAGAGAAAACTGCTGGCTTTGGTTATAAAGTTATTGGTCAGATGGAGATTTCTTGTTCCGAAGTTCAAAACTCAAGTGTACATGACCACAAAAGCATATCTGTGCAAAGGGAATCTGTCTTGTATAGCATTGATTGTGGACAGGTGGACAAGCAAGTCCCTGATTCTTCTCAAAAAAGAGAGCTTGCCGCCATTGTTGTTATGAACTCAAGTCAATACAAACAAGAAGATATGCAGACCTGTGAAACATACAGTGATGTTGTAGTCATTCTTCCTGGTGGTGCACATAGCTTGCCAAGTGATGGAGCTCCTTCCTCATTGCTCGAACGATGGAGATCTGGTGGATCATGTGATTGTGGAGGATGGGATGTCGGTTGCAAGCTAAAAATACTTGAACAGGATAAGAATTGCAGGAGCCAAGATTTTCTAAACCTTTTGATTCAG GGAGGAGAACAGAGGAGCAAGCCTATATTCAGTATGGCACCACTCAAGAATGGACTTTACTCAGTCGAATTTGATTCATCGGTTCCTTTATTAGAGGCGTTCTCCATCTGTGTCTCTGCTCTGACTAATCTTAAACTAGCTGACATATTTGAAATTGGATCTCACAGACAGAAGGGCTCTTCAGATGCCATGAGGGTGATGAAGACTACAACCACTATCCAACCACCCCCCTCACCTGTTGGGAGGATCTAG